The following coding sequences lie in one Vibrio splendidus genomic window:
- a CDS encoding MarR family winged helix-turn-helix transcriptional regulator, whose amino-acid sequence MSPRKDPISRQVSILYRQELSIVSHLLEQHDISFSQLPFVMELYTAQGVSQEVLVSKVQVDKAMATRVLKQLVDKGLITRKRNPNDARSKLVYPTEKALELKPKLIKIIGDWNDILSAGISEEELEIVKRVNRQMINNVKETFAK is encoded by the coding sequence GTGAGCCCAAGAAAAGATCCAATAAGCAGACAAGTTTCTATTCTTTATCGACAAGAGCTAAGTATCGTAAGCCACTTGTTAGAACAGCATGATATTTCATTTTCTCAGTTGCCATTCGTTATGGAGTTATACACTGCTCAAGGGGTATCTCAGGAAGTGCTGGTTTCGAAGGTGCAGGTTGATAAAGCCATGGCGACTCGAGTATTGAAACAGCTCGTCGACAAAGGGTTGATTACTCGTAAGCGTAACCCAAACGACGCTCGTTCTAAGTTGGTTTATCCAACAGAAAAGGCATTAGAGCTTAAGCCAAAACTGATCAAAATCATTGGCGACTGGAATGATATTCTGAGTGCTGGAATTAGCGAGGAAGAGTTAGAGATAGTGAAGCGAGTTAATCGCCAAATGATTAATAATGTGAAAGAGACATTCGCTAAGTAA
- a CDS encoding YdcH family protein codes for MLGENHSLVHEFPEMTDKIAELAKTDDGFAADMKTYDNLDKEIRKLELKDSPIDDGSMHQLKHDRSELKDSLHARLIA; via the coding sequence ATGCTAGGTGAAAATCACTCTCTTGTTCACGAATTTCCTGAAATGACAGACAAAATTGCTGAGCTTGCTAAAACTGACGATGGCTTTGCAGCAGATATGAAGACATACGACAACCTTGATAAAGAGATTCGTAAACTAGAGCTGAAAGATTCACCCATTGATGACGGCTCGATGCACCAACTAAAACATGATCGTTCTGAGCTTAAAGATTCACTGCATGCTCGTTTAATTGCCTAG
- the glpD gene encoding glycerol-3-phosphate dehydrogenase, with amino-acid sequence MSAQQNNSNNSTSSTLDLIVIGGGINGAGIAADASGRGLNVGLYEANDFASATSSASSKLIHGGLRYLEHYEFRLVSEALAEREVLLRKAPHVAQPMRFRLPHRPFLRPAWMIRCGLFLYDNLGKRTTLPGSKTVNLAKSGLLKPEMKTGFEYSDCWVDDARMVLLNVLAAKENNAEVRNYCRVEKAHREGGIWHVTILDVMTNQRFERKAKALVNAAGPWVKQFFDDGLEQASPRNIRLIKGSHIVVPRIHDEPQAYILQNKDNRIVFMIPYLDKFSIIGTTDLEYKGDPRNVAIDDVEVDYLIDIVNQHFVKQLGREDVVWTYSGVRPLCDDESDSPQAITRDYTLELDAELDQAPLLSIFGGKLTTYRKLGEAALKKLEPHLTNMGAPWTANNTLPGGNFSCSREQLAKMIHTKYPWASEALLLRYVTQFGTYTWKLLEGANSEADLGSQFSSEAHGVYQVEIDYLINEEMAMTDEDILWRRTKLGLYMSESEQQAVTDYLKEKLQSKVVSFSQVG; translated from the coding sequence ATGAGTGCTCAACAAAATAATTCAAACAACAGTACATCTTCCACTTTAGACTTGATCGTGATTGGCGGCGGCATCAATGGTGCAGGCATCGCGGCAGATGCATCGGGTCGTGGTCTAAACGTTGGCTTATACGAAGCAAATGATTTCGCATCTGCGACGTCTTCTGCTAGCTCAAAGCTTATCCACGGTGGCCTACGCTACCTTGAACATTACGAATTTCGTTTGGTTTCGGAAGCACTCGCTGAACGTGAAGTCTTGTTAAGAAAAGCGCCTCACGTTGCTCAGCCAATGCGTTTCCGTTTACCTCATCGACCATTTTTACGCCCAGCTTGGATGATTCGCTGTGGCCTATTCCTTTACGATAACTTGGGTAAGCGCACCACTCTTCCTGGAAGTAAGACAGTCAACCTAGCAAAATCAGGGCTACTGAAACCAGAAATGAAGACAGGCTTCGAATACTCAGATTGCTGGGTTGACGATGCTCGTATGGTGTTGCTCAACGTATTAGCAGCAAAAGAGAACAACGCAGAAGTACGTAACTACTGCCGTGTTGAAAAAGCGCACCGCGAAGGTGGTATTTGGCATGTGACGATCCTTGATGTGATGACAAACCAACGCTTTGAACGCAAAGCAAAAGCGCTGGTTAACGCTGCTGGTCCTTGGGTTAAACAGTTCTTTGATGATGGATTAGAGCAGGCTTCGCCTCGTAATATTCGTCTGATCAAAGGCTCGCACATTGTTGTGCCACGCATTCACGACGAACCACAAGCGTACATTCTGCAAAACAAAGACAATCGTATTGTGTTCATGATCCCTTACCTAGATAAGTTCTCGATCATCGGCACTACCGACCTTGAATACAAAGGCGACCCACGTAACGTCGCAATTGATGATGTAGAAGTGGATTACTTGATTGATATCGTTAACCAGCACTTTGTTAAACAGCTTGGCCGTGAAGACGTGGTTTGGACATACAGTGGCGTAAGACCACTTTGTGACGACGAATCTGATTCACCACAAGCGATCACTCGTGACTACACATTGGAATTGGACGCAGAGCTCGATCAAGCACCACTGCTTTCGATCTTCGGTGGCAAGTTGACCACTTATCGTAAGCTAGGCGAAGCAGCACTTAAGAAGTTAGAACCACACCTAACCAATATGGGTGCGCCTTGGACAGCCAACAACACGCTTCCAGGTGGTAACTTCAGCTGTAGCAGAGAGCAACTTGCGAAGATGATCCATACTAAATACCCTTGGGCATCTGAAGCGTTGCTGCTTCGCTACGTGACTCAATTCGGAACTTACACGTGGAAACTACTGGAAGGTGCGAATAGCGAAGCTGACCTTGGCAGCCAATTCTCAAGCGAAGCCCATGGCGTTTATCAAGTTGAAATCGATTACTTGATCAATGAAGAGATGGCGATGACTGACGAAGACATCTTGTGGCGCAGAACCAAGCTTGGCCTGTACATGAGTGAATCAGAGCAGCAAGCAGTAACGGATTACCTGAAAGAGAAACTACAAAGCAAGGTAGTGAGCTTTTCTCAAGTAGGCTAA